A portion of the Calothrix sp. 336/3 genome contains these proteins:
- the grxC gene encoding glutaredoxin 3 — MLNIFNSLLNRHPERIKANVEIYTWQTCPYCIRAKMLLWWKGVKFIEYKIDGDEVARAAMAERAHNRRSVPQIFINDHHIGGCDDLYALDTQGKLDSLLTQVA; from the coding sequence ATGTTAAATATTTTCAATTCCCTTTTAAACCGCCACCCAGAACGTATCAAAGCCAACGTCGAAATTTATACCTGGCAAACCTGTCCCTATTGCATTCGCGCCAAAATGCTTTTGTGGTGGAAAGGTGTCAAATTCATCGAATACAAAATAGACGGTGATGAAGTTGCTAGAGCAGCCATGGCAGAACGTGCCCACAATCGACGTTCGGTACCACAAATTTTCATCAACGACCATCATATCGGTGGCTGCGATGACTTATATGCATTAGATACACAAGGTAAGTTGGATTCCTTATTGACTCAAGTTGCCTAA
- a CDS encoding glutamyl-tRNA reductase: MNIVVVGLSHKTASVEVREKLSIPEPQVEGAIAQILAYPHIEEVAILSTCNRLEIYLVTSETEQGVREVTQFLSEHSKLSMAPLRQHLFVLLHEDAVMHLMRVAAGLDSLVLGEGQILAQVKNTHKLGQQFNGIKTILNRLFKQAITAGKRVRTETSIGTGAVSISSAAVELAQIKAENLTACRVAILGAGKMSRLLVQHLIAKGATEICILNRSLGRAQELAQMFSDVPIRTHLLSEMMTVISESDIVFTSTSATDPILDRAKLEVVLEPSRNLMLFDISVPRNVHSDVNDLANVQAFNVDDLKAVVAQNQESRRKMALEAEGLLEEEVTAFDVWWRSLETVSTISCLRNKIETIREQELEKALSRLGSEYGDKHQEVIEALTRGIVNKILHDPMVQLRAQQDVEARRKCMQALQMLFNLDVEVVN; encoded by the coding sequence ATGAATATAGTAGTAGTCGGACTAAGTCATAAGACTGCCTCTGTTGAAGTCCGGGAAAAATTGAGTATTCCAGAACCTCAAGTCGAAGGTGCGATCGCGCAAATTCTCGCCTATCCCCACATCGAAGAAGTAGCGATTCTCAGCACCTGCAACCGCCTGGAAATTTATCTGGTGACATCGGAGACTGAACAGGGTGTGCGGGAAGTCACTCAGTTTCTGTCCGAACACAGTAAATTGTCCATGGCTCCTCTGCGACAACATTTGTTTGTTTTATTACATGAAGATGCGGTCATGCACTTGATGCGTGTGGCAGCTGGTTTAGATAGCCTGGTTCTGGGAGAAGGACAAATTCTTGCCCAGGTGAAAAATACTCATAAACTGGGACAACAGTTTAACGGTATAAAAACAATCTTAAATCGTTTATTCAAACAAGCAATTACCGCCGGAAAGCGAGTCCGCACGGAAACCAGTATCGGAACTGGGGCAGTTTCTATCAGTTCGGCGGCGGTGGAATTGGCACAAATCAAAGCGGAAAATCTGACTGCTTGTCGAGTGGCGATTCTCGGTGCTGGTAAGATGTCTCGCCTGCTTGTGCAGCATTTAATTGCCAAAGGTGCTACGGAAATTTGTATTTTAAATCGCTCCCTAGGGCGGGCGCAGGAATTGGCGCAAATGTTTTCTGATGTGCCGATTCGTACCCATTTGCTGTCGGAGATGATGACAGTAATTTCCGAGAGTGATATTGTATTTACTAGTACTTCGGCAACAGACCCAATTTTAGACCGTGCCAAGCTGGAAGTTGTTTTAGAACCCAGCCGGAATTTAATGTTATTTGATATTTCTGTGCCGAGAAATGTCCACTCAGACGTAAATGACTTGGCGAATGTGCAAGCTTTCAATGTGGATGATTTAAAAGCGGTAGTGGCACAAAACCAAGAAAGTCGCCGGAAAATGGCACTGGAAGCAGAAGGTTTATTAGAAGAAGAAGTGACTGCTTTTGATGTTTGGTGGCGATCGCTAGAAACTGTTTCGACAATTAGTTGTCTACGAAACAAAATTGAAACGATTAGGGAACAGGAATTAGAAAAAGCCTTGTCTCGATTGGGTTCGGAGTATGGTGATAAGCATCAAGAAGTAATTGAAGCCTTGACAAGGGGTATTGTTAACAAAATTTTACACGACCCCATGGTACAGTTACGAGCACAACAAGATGTGGAAGCTAGACGCAAATGTATGCAAGCTTTGCAAATGTTATTTAACTTGGACGTAGAAGTAGTTAACTAG
- a CDS encoding S8 family serine peptidase: MRDRPDSPDASIGVPPAHQGLVLQRGGEELVLEKVSDRFTLRTVNDFLPKQLSRPTWGNWQCSIPQGQLELFTVAPKKLDGAMSMARSSENVAFASHVYQIPHQPGSQFYLTDQITVQFATWVDGGKIQAIANNFGLLLEKALPDLPNTFVFTLGSQAKENPLKITNQLIALPEVMTAEPNIIVHQELHYQPRDPLYPQQWYLQHQGGNQLAQNSHISVESAWDITRGIRSVVIAVVDDSFDLNHPDFQGNGKIVAPRDLRENDFLPLPGEQETSHGTACAGVALAEENGTGIVGVAPGCALMPIRTTGYLDDESVEAIFSWAVEKGASIISCSWGASAVYFPLSLRQKAAITRAATKGRTGKGCVILFAAGNANRPVSGSINEQGWVKNILKGDTKWLNGFAVHPDVITIAASTSLGKKAAYSNWGTSISVCAPSNNAPPGMWFQEMGYIFTQPAINANLAGLGVFTSDQLGAAGYDAGDFTRNFGGTSSATPVVAGVVGLILSANPDLTAQQVKRILQETADKIIDPDPDPQLGSRYGTYNQQGFSQWFGYGKVNAWRAVEAAQRLRANISIATQQIGGANYSQLPIPDNNRQGLKSPILIESRSPQTTSESTLVKDIQVTVNITHEFLGDLEIYLIAPNNNSVLLQSRTLGRRQQLQAIYTVRSHPVLEQLLNQKASGRWQLWVIDQIAEDIGRLNSWELSLGI, translated from the coding sequence ATGCGCGATCGCCCTGATTCTCCTGATGCTTCTATTGGTGTTCCCCCAGCTCACCAAGGATTAGTTTTACAGCGTGGTGGTGAAGAGTTGGTTTTGGAAAAAGTCAGCGATCGCTTCACCCTGCGTACCGTGAATGATTTTTTACCCAAGCAGTTATCCCGTCCGACTTGGGGTAATTGGCAATGTAGTATCCCCCAAGGACAATTAGAATTATTTACCGTCGCCCCGAAAAAACTTGATGGAGCCATGTCTATGGCGCGCTCCTCGGAAAATGTGGCGTTTGCGAGTCATGTTTATCAAATTCCTCACCAACCTGGCAGTCAATTTTACCTAACTGACCAAATCACTGTACAATTTGCTACCTGGGTTGATGGTGGCAAAATTCAGGCGATCGCCAACAATTTTGGTTTATTACTAGAAAAAGCTCTCCCCGATTTACCAAATACATTTGTTTTCACCCTAGGTTCCCAGGCAAAGGAAAACCCCCTGAAAATTACCAACCAACTCATTGCCCTACCAGAGGTAATGACTGCGGAACCGAATATTATTGTTCACCAAGAGTTACACTACCAGCCCCGTGACCCCCTTTACCCTCAACAATGGTACCTCCAGCACCAAGGAGGCAATCAATTAGCCCAAAATTCCCATATATCCGTAGAATCAGCTTGGGATATTACCAGGGGTATTCGTTCGGTAGTAATCGCAGTTGTGGATGACTCCTTTGATTTAAACCATCCTGATTTCCAAGGTAACGGCAAAATAGTTGCCCCTAGGGATCTACGGGAAAATGACTTTTTACCCTTGCCCGGTGAACAAGAAACTAGCCACGGTACAGCTTGTGCTGGGGTTGCCCTTGCAGAAGAGAATGGTACTGGTATCGTTGGTGTTGCTCCGGGCTGTGCATTGATGCCAATCCGTACCACAGGATATTTAGATGATGAGTCTGTGGAGGCAATTTTTTCTTGGGCAGTGGAAAAAGGAGCCAGCATCATTTCTTGCAGTTGGGGAGCTTCGGCGGTGTACTTTCCCCTTTCTCTGCGCCAAAAGGCAGCCATCACCCGTGCTGCTACCAAGGGGCGTACTGGCAAAGGTTGCGTGATTTTATTTGCTGCGGGTAATGCCAACCGCCCGGTAAGCGGTAGTATCAATGAGCAGGGATGGGTGAAAAATATTTTAAAAGGTGATACTAAGTGGCTTAATGGATTTGCGGTACACCCCGACGTAATCACCATCGCCGCTTCTACCAGCTTAGGGAAAAAAGCCGCCTATAGTAATTGGGGTACAAGTATTTCAGTCTGTGCGCCCAGCAATAATGCACCCCCAGGAATGTGGTTTCAAGAAATGGGCTATATTTTTACCCAACCAGCAATCAATGCCAATTTAGCAGGGTTAGGTGTGTTTACCAGCGATCAACTGGGAGCCGCAGGTTACGATGCTGGAGACTTTACCAGAAATTTTGGCGGGACTTCCAGCGCTACCCCGGTGGTTGCAGGTGTAGTGGGATTAATCTTGTCAGCAAATCCTGACCTCACTGCCCAGCAAGTCAAACGGATTTTGCAGGAAACCGCAGATAAAATTATTGACCCAGATCCTGACCCCCAACTCGGCTCACGTTACGGAACTTATAATCAACAGGGCTTTTCCCAATGGTTTGGTTATGGTAAGGTGAATGCTTGGCGGGCAGTAGAAGCAGCCCAACGCTTAAGGGCAAATATCAGTATTGCTACGCAACAAATTGGTGGTGCAAACTACAGTCAGCTACCCATTCCCGATAATAATCGCCAAGGCTTAAAAAGTCCGATACTTATAGAAAGTCGTTCTCCCCAGACAACATCGGAATCAACTTTAGTCAAAGATATTCAAGTTACAGTCAATATTACCCACGAATTTCTGGGAGATTTAGAAATTTATTTAATTGCGCCTAATAATAATTCTGTCCTATTACAGAGTCGAACCCTCGGAAGAAGACAGCAACTACAAGCAATTTATACAGTGCGATCGCACCCAGTTTTAGAACAGCTACTCAATCAAAAAGCCTCTGGGCGCTGGCAATTGTGGGTAATTGACCAGATTGCAGAAGATATCGGCAGATTAAACAGTTGGGAATTAAGTTTAGGAATTTAA
- the glpX gene encoding class II fructose-bisphosphatase has protein sequence MENTLGLEIIEVVEQAAIASAKWMGKGEKNTADEVAVEAMRERMNKIYMRGRIVIGEGERDDAPMLYIGEEVGICSRPDAKDFCNPDELIEIDIAVDPCEGTNLVAYGQPGSMAVLAISEKGGLFAAPDFYMKKLAAPPAAKGKVDINKSATENLKILSECLGRSIDELVVVVMKRERHNDLIKEIREAGARVQLISDGDVGAALSCGFAGTNIHCLMGIGAAPEGVISAAAMRALGGHFQGQLIYDPAIVKTGLIGESKEANLERLSSMGINDPDKVYDAHELASGETVLFAACGITTGNLMQGVRFFSGGARTQSLVISNQSKTARFVDTIHMLDDQPKTIQLH, from the coding sequence GTGGAAAATACTCTTGGGTTAGAGATTATTGAGGTCGTTGAGCAAGCCGCGATCGCCTCTGCGAAATGGATGGGCAAAGGTGAAAAGAATACAGCTGACGAAGTAGCTGTAGAAGCGATGCGCGAACGCATGAATAAAATCTATATGCGTGGTCGTATTGTGATTGGTGAAGGTGAGCGTGATGATGCTCCCATGCTCTACATCGGTGAAGAAGTTGGTATCTGTAGTCGTCCAGATGCTAAAGATTTCTGTAACCCCGATGAACTGATCGAAATTGACATCGCTGTTGACCCTTGTGAAGGTACTAACCTGGTAGCATACGGACAACCTGGTTCCATGGCTGTATTAGCCATTTCGGAAAAAGGCGGTTTATTTGCAGCTCCTGACTTCTACATGAAGAAATTAGCAGCTCCCCCAGCAGCTAAAGGCAAAGTCGATATCAACAAATCGGCAACAGAAAACCTAAAGATTCTCTCTGAGTGTCTAGGTAGAAGTATTGACGAATTAGTTGTGGTAGTAATGAAACGTGAACGCCACAATGACTTGATTAAGGAAATTAGAGAAGCAGGTGCGAGAGTCCAACTGATTTCTGATGGTGACGTAGGTGCGGCATTATCCTGTGGTTTTGCTGGTACTAATATTCACTGTTTGATGGGAATTGGTGCTGCTCCTGAAGGTGTAATTTCTGCTGCGGCAATGCGGGCTTTGGGTGGTCACTTCCAAGGGCAATTGATTTACGATCCGGCGATCGTTAAAACCGGCTTGATTGGCGAAAGCAAGGAAGCAAACCTAGAGCGTCTCAGTTCTATGGGTATTAACGACCCAGATAAGGTCTACGATGCTCATGAATTAGCATCCGGTGAAACTGTCCTCTTTGCAGCTTGCGGTATCACCACGGGCAATTTGATGCAAGGTGTGCGCTTCTTCAGTGGTGGAGCAAGAACTCAAAGCTTGGTAATTTCCAACCAGTCAAAAACTGCACGCTTTGTGGATACTATCCATATGCTTGATGACCAACCCAAGACTATACAACTGCACTAG
- a CDS encoding Rieske 2Fe-2S domain-containing protein encodes MSSEFNFFQHWYPIIPLIDLDVKKPTPAMVLGMRLVIWKPKHSEKFSVFLDKCPHRLAPLTEGRIDEETGNLMCSYHGWQFDDQGICTQIPQADNPEILSKNQENFCVQGFPTRQEQELLWVWLDLNSPELAAATPLPLSPLDESHGFMRKSLVRDLAYDWQTLIENVIDPSHVPFAHHGIQGDRRQAKPLPIQVSKSTANLIQGTISRYLQTTITFEPPCRLEYAITIGDTGKISGLAVYCLPVAPGKSRIVAQFPQNFGHNLYRFTPRWWDHLFNRNLVLDGDMVLLHQQEYFLQKQATESSWKTAYKLPTSADRLVIEFRKWFDRYCDGKLPWEAVGIDAATPLKINENRRELLDRYTQHTQHCSSCRGALQAVQRLQIVLLTYFILTVAGVAILPDSLRLNWGLPLMAIALVALGTYTWLKFWLTPKFYFVDYIHSAR; translated from the coding sequence ATGTCTTCGGAATTTAACTTTTTTCAACACTGGTATCCCATAATTCCCTTGATTGACCTGGATGTCAAAAAACCAACACCGGCGATGGTATTGGGTATGCGTCTGGTAATCTGGAAACCCAAACATTCCGAAAAATTTAGTGTTTTTTTAGATAAGTGCCCCCACCGTCTTGCACCTTTGACGGAAGGGCGCATTGACGAGGAGACAGGGAATTTAATGTGTAGCTACCATGGTTGGCAATTTGATGACCAAGGTATATGTACTCAAATTCCCCAAGCAGACAACCCCGAAATCCTGAGTAAAAACCAGGAGAATTTTTGTGTCCAAGGGTTTCCTACACGTCAAGAACAGGAGTTGCTGTGGGTGTGGTTAGATCTGAATTCACCAGAACTGGCAGCAGCCACACCTTTACCTTTATCTCCTCTGGATGAAAGTCATGGTTTTATGCGGAAATCTCTGGTGCGGGATTTAGCCTATGACTGGCAAACCTTGATAGAAAATGTCATTGATCCGAGTCATGTACCCTTTGCTCACCACGGAATCCAGGGCGATCGCCGACAAGCTAAACCTCTACCGATACAAGTCTCTAAATCCACAGCAAACTTGATTCAAGGAACTATTTCTCGATATCTCCAAACCACTATCACCTTTGAGCCGCCCTGTCGCTTGGAATATGCCATAACTATTGGGGATACGGGTAAGATAAGCGGATTAGCAGTTTATTGCCTGCCCGTAGCTCCTGGTAAATCTCGAATTGTCGCCCAATTTCCCCAAAATTTCGGTCATAACCTCTACCGCTTCACCCCCCGATGGTGGGATCACCTGTTCAATCGCAATCTGGTTCTAGATGGGGATATGGTTTTGTTGCACCAGCAAGAGTATTTCCTCCAGAAGCAAGCAACAGAATCAAGTTGGAAAACGGCTTATAAACTACCAACTAGCGCCGATCGCCTAGTTATAGAATTTCGTAAGTGGTTCGATAGGTATTGTGATGGCAAACTTCCCTGGGAAGCAGTGGGAATTGATGCGGCAACACCCCTGAAAATCAACGAGAATCGACGGGAATTACTTGACCGTTATACCCAGCATACCCAGCATTGCAGCAGTTGCCGAGGAGCATTACAGGCGGTGCAGCGTTTACAAATCGTCTTGCTGACATACTTCATTCTGACCGTGGCTGGTGTTGCTATTTTACCCGATAGTTTACGTTTAAATTGGGGTTTACCTTTGATGGCGATCGCTCTTGTTGCCCTAGGAACTTATACATGGTTAAAATTCTGGCTCACTCCTAAATTTTATTTTGTAGACTACATACATTCGGCAAGATAA
- a CDS encoding 1-acyl-sn-glycerol-3-phosphate acyltransferase: protein MMEVRYFLDTYHPTPVIIPPEVHVNRTTSQVSPWLGPAAYFLGRHFVLPSFFRQITVTGQANVPQQGAVILAPTHRARWDALLVPYVAGRCVTGRDLHFMVTISECKGLQGWLVKQMGGFPVDTKRPSVGTLRHGVQLLQQKQMLVIFPEGGIFRDRQVHPLKPGIARLALTAEHNHPGLGVKILPIAINYSQPYPGWGTDVHIHIGSSIEAAEYTQGCVKQEAKRLTSDLSQTLHALSNHQSPCNHHSFAEIAMGMDIDDR, encoded by the coding sequence ATGATGGAAGTTCGTTATTTTTTGGATACGTACCATCCCACACCAGTAATTATTCCCCCAGAAGTTCATGTGAATCGTACAACTTCTCAGGTTTCTCCTTGGTTGGGTCCTGCCGCATATTTTTTAGGACGACATTTTGTTTTGCCCAGTTTTTTTCGCCAAATTACGGTGACAGGTCAAGCAAATGTTCCTCAGCAAGGAGCAGTGATTTTAGCTCCTACCCATCGCGCGCGTTGGGATGCGTTGTTAGTTCCCTATGTAGCTGGTCGATGTGTGACTGGCAGGGATTTACACTTTATGGTGACTATCAGTGAGTGTAAAGGCTTACAAGGGTGGCTGGTGAAACAAATGGGGGGATTTCCTGTAGATACAAAGCGCCCATCGGTGGGGACTCTTCGCCATGGTGTGCAGCTCTTGCAGCAGAAACAGATGTTGGTGATTTTTCCGGAGGGGGGAATTTTCCGCGATCGCCAAGTTCATCCTCTCAAACCAGGTATTGCCCGTTTAGCCCTAACTGCGGAACATAATCATCCGGGATTGGGGGTGAAAATACTACCGATTGCCATTAATTACAGTCAACCCTATCCTGGGTGGGGTACTGATGTGCATATTCATATTGGTTCATCTATAGAAGCAGCAGAATATACCCAGGGGTGTGTAAAACAGGAAGCCAAGCGCTTGACATCTGATTTAAGTCAGACTTTACACGCATTGAGTAATCACCAATCTCCATGCAATCACCATTCTTTTGCTGAAATTGCCATGGGTATGGATATTGATGACCGATAA
- the tadA gene encoding tRNA adenosine(34) deaminase TadA, with protein MEHSEYLIHQKWMYHALELAKNAGNVGEVPVGAVIIDSFGNLVAEGENRKERDQDPTAHAEIVAVRAAANKLQTWRLSHCILYVTLEPCPMCAGAIIQARVGQLVYGVDDPKTGAIRTVANIPDSAASNHRLCVIGGILESHCRRQLQDWFVNRRHG; from the coding sequence ATGGAACACTCGGAATATCTTATACATCAAAAGTGGATGTATCATGCCCTAGAATTGGCAAAAAATGCTGGAAATGTCGGTGAAGTGCCTGTAGGTGCTGTTATTATTGATTCATTTGGAAATCTGGTTGCAGAAGGTGAAAACAGGAAAGAACGTGACCAAGACCCCACCGCACACGCAGAAATTGTGGCTGTGCGAGCTGCGGCAAACAAGTTACAAACTTGGCGCTTGAGTCATTGTATTCTCTATGTCACCCTAGAACCCTGCCCGATGTGTGCAGGTGCAATCATCCAAGCTCGTGTAGGGCAACTAGTCTATGGTGTGGATGACCCAAAAACTGGGGCTATTCGTACTGTGGCAAATATTCCTGATAGTGCGGCATCTAATCACCGTTTGTGTGTGATTGGTGGCATTCTGGAATCTCATTGTCGGCGACAGTTGCAAGATTGGTTTGTCAATCGGCGACACGGATAA
- a CDS encoding UPF0182 family protein gives MLSQRFWYQGTRLILLLLGVWLLFDLVAHLTAEVLWFQEVGYLWEYVWRLGTQLGIWAIATGFSLFVLLSNLIIASHFSSPQLLANCKKPAQILYSPSFPPLSSPKQTHGLSISLLLPTILGLTSFVALIVSYYTHKVGKLWFPQLSLPQQVWQFPPWLKFLLQNWQWEQINIPLIPLGVFLVLVTFILINYQLWLRAIAIITSIILGTILSPEWVKVLQYFHRTPFARQDPLFHHDISFYIFCLPVWQFLCEYFLSLSLLTFATVTLIYLRSGNSLSEGIFPGFSLRQRMHLNLVSSFLMFAVAGYYWLLRYQLLYSTNSVNYGANYTAVHTQLPIYTGLSLLAVAIAIYLLARIYILFRKTRKFIDSFPVIPYPRQLFYTLGIYLLFTIVVNTILPIAVNRLIVQPNELTRERPYIERTIKLTREAFNLHTIEVEKFIPQGKLTLQDIQKNDLTIRNIRLWDTYPLLQSNRQLQQIRPYYRFPDADIDRYNLKREATTPIAEKQQTIIAARELDSSNLPPQAQTWVNQHLIYTHGYGFTLSPVNTVAPGGLPDYYIKDIGEGTLQISNPSVRESIPVNQPRIYYGEITQNYVMTGTKTQEFDYPSGADNVYNVYDGRGGISIGSFWRRIIFAQYLKDWQMLLTRNFTPQTKLLCRRQIIQRVQAIAPFLQYDSNPYLVAAAGDGSNLAGKPNYLYWIIDAYTTSDRYPYSDPGKHKFNYIRNSVKVVIDAYNGSINFYITDDQDPVIHSFHRTFPQLFKSLATMPAGLKNHIRYPLDLFSIQSERLLSYHMTDPQVFYNREDLWQIPSEIYGNKPQPVEPYYLITKLPTGNTEEFILLLPFTPTQRSNLIAWLAARSDGQEYGKLLLYEFPKQQLVYGTQQVEALINQDPVISQKITLWNREGSRVIQGNLLVIPIEQSLLYVEPLYLEAEQNSLPTLIRVIVVYDNRIVIAETLQQALTAIFQTDKPTTPAIVRPVQ, from the coding sequence ATGTTGTCACAGCGTTTCTGGTATCAAGGAACTCGGTTGATATTGCTACTGTTGGGTGTGTGGTTGCTATTTGATTTAGTCGCACATCTAACAGCAGAGGTTTTGTGGTTTCAGGAGGTTGGTTATCTTTGGGAATATGTTTGGCGTTTAGGTACTCAATTGGGAATTTGGGCGATCGCCACGGGGTTTTCCCTATTTGTTTTACTCAGTAATTTAATTATCGCCTCCCACTTTTCATCTCCCCAGTTACTGGCAAATTGCAAAAAACCAGCACAAATCCTCTATTCGCCTTCCTTTCCTCCCCTATCCTCTCCCAAACAAACTCATGGGTTATCTATCTCCCTATTACTGCCGACAATATTAGGATTAACAAGTTTTGTTGCCCTGATAGTTAGTTACTATACCCATAAAGTTGGTAAATTATGGTTTCCCCAATTATCCTTACCTCAGCAAGTGTGGCAGTTTCCACCCTGGTTAAAATTCTTGCTGCAAAATTGGCAATGGGAACAAATTAATATTCCCTTGATTCCCTTGGGGGTATTTCTTGTACTCGTCACCTTTATCTTGATTAACTATCAGTTGTGGTTGCGAGCGATCGCCATCATAACTAGTATTATCTTGGGGACAATATTATCTCCAGAGTGGGTGAAAGTCTTACAGTACTTCCACCGCACCCCCTTTGCGCGACAAGATCCCTTATTTCACCATGACATCAGCTTTTATATTTTTTGCCTCCCCGTGTGGCAATTCCTCTGCGAATATTTTCTCAGTTTATCTTTACTAACTTTTGCCACAGTTACTTTAATTTACCTGCGTTCGGGTAACAGCTTGAGTGAAGGGATATTTCCTGGATTCTCCCTCAGACAGCGAATGCATTTAAACTTGGTATCCAGTTTTCTGATGTTTGCCGTTGCTGGGTACTACTGGTTACTACGCTATCAACTTCTATACTCTACCAATAGCGTCAATTATGGTGCTAATTATACCGCCGTTCATACACAGCTACCAATCTACACAGGTTTAAGTCTGTTAGCAGTGGCGATCGCCATTTATCTTCTAGCTCGTATTTATATTCTCTTCCGCAAAACCAGAAAATTTATTGACTCCTTTCCCGTCATTCCCTACCCTCGGCAATTATTTTACACCCTGGGTATCTACTTACTGTTTACCATCGTTGTTAATACCATCTTACCCATCGCTGTTAATCGCCTCATCGTTCAACCCAACGAATTGACTCGCGAGCGTCCCTACATCGAACGTACCATCAAATTAACCAGGGAAGCTTTTAATTTACACACCATTGAAGTAGAAAAATTTATTCCCCAAGGTAAATTAACCCTCCAAGATATCCAGAAAAACGATTTAACAATTCGCAATATTCGCCTCTGGGATACCTATCCCCTGCTGCAAAGTAATCGACAACTGCAACAGATTCGCCCCTATTATCGCTTTCCTGATGCAGATATTGACCGTTATAACCTGAAACGGGAAGCCACAACACCAATCGCAGAAAAGCAACAAACCATCATTGCTGCACGGGAACTCGATAGCAGTAATTTGCCCCCACAAGCACAAACCTGGGTAAACCAACATTTAATTTATACCCATGGTTATGGTTTTACCCTCAGCCCTGTCAATACCGTTGCCCCTGGTGGATTACCCGATTATTACATCAAAGATATTGGTGAGGGTACTTTACAAATCTCCAATCCCTCTGTACGAGAAAGTATTCCTGTGAATCAACCCCGGATTTATTACGGTGAAATTACGCAAAATTACGTAATGACAGGTACTAAAACCCAGGAATTTGACTACCCCAGTGGTGCAGATAATGTCTATAACGTCTACGATGGGCGAGGAGGTATATCCATTGGCAGTTTTTGGCGGCGTATTATTTTTGCTCAGTACCTCAAAGATTGGCAGATGCTGCTGACGAGGAATTTTACACCCCAAACCAAATTACTTTGTCGGCGGCAAATTATCCAGCGAGTTCAGGCGATCGCTCCCTTTCTACAATACGATAGCAACCCCTACCTAGTGGCAGCAGCAGGGGACGGCAGTAATTTAGCAGGTAAACCCAACTATCTCTACTGGATAATCGACGCTTACACCACTAGCGATCGCTACCCCTATTCTGACCCCGGAAAACACAAATTTAATTACATCCGTAACTCCGTCAAAGTAGTAATTGATGCCTATAACGGAAGTATAAATTTTTATATTACCGACGACCAAGACCCAGTTATCCACAGCTTCCACAGGACTTTTCCCCAGCTGTTTAAATCCTTGGCAACCATGCCAGCAGGTCTTAAAAATCACATCCGCTACCCCCTAGACCTCTTTAGTATCCAATCAGAACGGCTTCTGAGTTATCACATGACTGACCCCCAGGTATTCTATAATCGAGAAGACCTGTGGCAAATACCTAGTGAAATCTATGGCAATAAACCTCAACCAGTAGAACCCTATTACCTGATCACAAAATTACCTACAGGCAACACCGAAGAATTTATTTTACTGTTACCGTTTACACCTACCCAACGCTCCAACCTGATTGCTTGGTTAGCAGCTCGTTCCGACGGTCAAGAATATGGTAAATTACTGCTCTACGAATTTCCTAAGCAGCAGCTAGTGTATGGTACACAGCAAGTAGAAGCCTTAATTAACCAGGATCCTGTTATATCCCAAAAAATCACACTCTGGAATCGAGAAGGTTCGAGAGTTATTCAAGGCAACTTGCTAGTTATTCCCATTGAACAGTCTTTACTCTACGTCGAACCTCTTTACCTAGAAGCGGAACAAAATAGTCTCCCTACCCTGATCAGAGTCATCGTTGTCTACGATAACCGTATTGTCATTGCCGAAACCCTACAACAAGCTTTAACAGCCATCTTTCAAACAGATAAACCCACCACCCCAGCGATCGTTCGTCCCGTTCAATAG